From the Lathyrus oleraceus cultivar Zhongwan6 chromosome 4, CAAS_Psat_ZW6_1.0, whole genome shotgun sequence genome, one window contains:
- the LOC127138520 gene encoding zinc finger protein CONSTANS-LIKE 5, with product MGIERAGGGGLKSFRSGWSVPPKLCDSCKLSSAALFCHSDSAFLCINCDSRIHSGNKLSTRHERVWMCEVCEQAPASVTCKADAAALCVTCDSDIHSANPLARRHERVPVEPFFDSAESVVKSSAAAAASFNFVVPTDDGFSQDDAEASTWLIPNLNPNFGSKLTETPDIKTRDMFFSDMDPFLDFDYSNNFQNNNCNAINDSVVPVQTKPTPAPMMNHHNSEACFDIDFCRSKLSSFNYPSHSISQSVSSSSLDVGVVPDGNVVSEFSYTFGSESMVSGGVSSNNQGVQGATQLCGIDREARVLRYREKRKNRKFEKTIRYASRKAYAETRPRIKGRFAKRTEIDSDIDGLYNNPADPLTIPASLLIDSPYGVVPTF from the exons ATGGGTATTGAAAGAGCAGGAGGAGGAGGGCTTAAGAGTTTTCGAAGCGGATGGAGTGTGCCACCTAAGCTATGTGATTCTTGCAAGCTTTCTTCTGCCGCGCTTTTTTGCCATTCTGATTCCGCGTTTCTATGTATCAACTGTGATTCCAGGATTCATTCTGGGAACAAGCTTTCCACGCGCCATGAGCGCGTGTGGATGTGCGAAGTTTGCGAACAAGCACCAGCCTCCGTCACGTGTAAAGCGGACGCCGCTGCTCTCTGCGTCACGTGCGATTCTGACATCCACTCAGCGAATCCACTCGCCCGCCGCCACGAGCGTGTCCCCGTCGAGCCTTTCTTCGACTCTGCCGAATCCGTTGTGAAATCCTCCGCCGCTGCTGCCGCTTCCTTCAATTTCGTCGTACCTACCGACGACGGTTTCAGCCAAGACGACGCCGAAGCATCTACGTGGTTGATTCCGAATCTGAATCCGAATTTCGGATCTAAACTAACCGAAACTCCAGATATCAAAACCAGAGATATGTTCTTCTCCGATATGGATCCGTTTCTCGATTTCGATTACTCTAACAACTTCCAGAACAATAATTGCAACGCGATAAACGATAGCGTAGTTCCGGTTCAAACCAAACCTACTCCGGCACCGATGATGAATCATCATAACTCAGAAGCTTGCTTCGACATCGATTTTTGCAGATCGAAGCTATCCTCGTTTAACTATCCATCACATTCTATCAGCCAAAGC GTTTCTTCTTCTTCGCTTGACGTCGGAGTGGTGCCGGACGGGAACGTGGTATCGGAGTTTTCATATACTTTCGGTTCGGAATCAATGGTGTCAGGTGGTGTTAGTAGCAACAACCAAGGGGTGCAAGGAGCAACTCAACTATGTGGAATAGATCGTGAAGCGAGGGTTCTAAGATACAGAGAGAAGAGGAAGAACCGTAAATTCGAAAAAACAATTCGTTATGCTTCGCGAAAAGCTTATGCAGAAACCCGGCCTAGAATCAAAGGCCGGTTCGCGAAACGAACCGAAATTGACTCGGATATAGACGGCCTCTATAATAACCCTGCAGATCCTCTCACCATCCCTGCATCACTTTTAATTGATTCCCCCTACGGAGTCGTCCCGACATTTTAG